One genomic segment of Streptomyces sp. TLI_146 includes these proteins:
- a CDS encoding DUF6112 family protein: MPIPLADHVIPLAYDPGISPQGGGLPGVSVLKNVVNSINMFGIIAVVGALAVSLGVWAWGHHTGGHQAEANGKKGAIVAAGAALGLGAANGIVAFFSTLGSQVQ; encoded by the coding sequence ATGCCCATACCTCTCGCAGACCACGTCATCCCGCTCGCCTACGACCCCGGCATCTCCCCGCAGGGCGGTGGCCTGCCCGGCGTGAGCGTGCTGAAGAACGTGGTCAACAGCATCAACATGTTCGGGATCATCGCCGTCGTCGGAGCCCTGGCCGTCTCGCTCGGCGTGTGGGCCTGGGGCCACCACACCGGCGGCCACCAGGCAGAAGCCAACGGCAAGAAGGGCGCCATCGTCGCCGCGGGCGCAGCCCTCGGCTTGGGCGCGGCCAATGGCATTGTCGCGTTCTTCAGCACGCTGGGGTCGCAGGTCCAGTGA
- a CDS encoding SCO6880 family protein yields MSDLSITPLTVKFPHRSKRGILLGLTLPQLVLVSSALALLLVTVVSTGLLGAVVLTPLWAAVAALVAIRRGGRSLIDWAPIVVRFSRRRSSGQTLWLARPVTRPRQDGTLHLPGTAASLRVVTPSDSAGGAAAVHDPHHQTLTAVARVSSRAFALLDPATQNHNVTGWGRALAGIARTGHVASVQVLERTVPDSGDTLARHWTQQGYPNTPVAGQVYSDLVASAGPAAAPHEAYLAISLDLKAAKRLISQAGGGFPGAFTVMEQTTSAIAQAARSAGLMVTSWLSAREIAAVIRTAYDPKALSGLQQWSQSGRAEADPAAAGPVVQVEEYDRLATDSARHATYWVEDWPRTETGAGFLHGLMFTAGVRRSLSLTYVPQGLESAMRDVQRKKAAIISDAAERSRRGQVDSEADSVEYADVKNRERQLIAGHADVALTGLLTVSAETDTLLDAACAQIETAAVTAQVDLRRLFYQQPDAFTLGALPLARTAL; encoded by the coding sequence TTGTCTGATCTCTCCATCACTCCCCTCACGGTCAAATTCCCCCACAGATCGAAGCGCGGCATCCTGCTCGGCCTCACCCTTCCCCAACTCGTCCTCGTCTCCTCGGCGTTGGCGCTGCTGCTGGTCACCGTCGTCAGTACCGGGCTGCTCGGCGCGGTCGTGCTCACCCCGCTGTGGGCCGCAGTCGCCGCCCTGGTCGCCATCCGCCGGGGTGGCCGGTCTCTGATCGACTGGGCGCCGATCGTCGTCCGCTTCTCCCGGCGCCGCAGCAGCGGGCAGACCCTGTGGCTCGCCCGGCCGGTGACCCGCCCGCGCCAGGACGGCACCCTCCACCTGCCCGGCACCGCCGCCTCCCTGCGCGTCGTCACCCCCTCCGACTCGGCAGGCGGCGCCGCCGCGGTCCACGACCCGCACCACCAGACCCTGACCGCCGTCGCCCGCGTCTCCTCCCGGGCCTTCGCCCTGCTCGACCCCGCCACCCAGAACCACAACGTCACCGGGTGGGGACGAGCCCTGGCCGGCATCGCGCGGACCGGACACGTCGCCTCGGTGCAGGTGCTGGAGCGCACCGTGCCCGACAGCGGCGACACCCTCGCCCGCCACTGGACCCAACAGGGCTACCCCAACACCCCGGTCGCCGGACAGGTGTACTCCGACCTCGTCGCCTCCGCAGGCCCGGCCGCCGCCCCGCACGAGGCGTACCTGGCCATCTCCCTAGACCTCAAGGCCGCCAAGCGCCTCATCTCCCAGGCGGGCGGGGGCTTCCCAGGCGCGTTCACCGTGATGGAGCAGACCACCAGCGCCATCGCCCAGGCCGCCCGCAGCGCCGGGCTGATGGTCACCAGCTGGCTGAGTGCCCGCGAGATCGCCGCCGTCATCCGCACCGCGTACGACCCCAAGGCGCTCTCCGGACTGCAGCAGTGGTCCCAGAGCGGGCGCGCCGAAGCCGACCCCGCTGCCGCCGGGCCGGTCGTCCAGGTCGAGGAGTACGACCGCCTCGCCACCGACTCCGCCCGGCACGCGACCTACTGGGTCGAGGACTGGCCGCGCACGGAGACCGGCGCCGGATTCCTCCACGGGCTCATGTTCACCGCCGGAGTACGGCGCAGCCTGTCCCTTACATACGTGCCCCAGGGCCTGGAGTCGGCGATGCGCGACGTGCAGCGCAAGAAGGCCGCGATCATCTCGGACGCCGCCGAACGCTCGCGGCGCGGACAGGTCGACTCCGAGGCCGACAGCGTCGAGTACGCCGACGTCAAGAACCGCGAGCGCCAGCTGATCGCCGGGCACGCGGACGTCGCCCTGACCGGGCTGCTCACCGTCTCCGCCGAGACCGACACTCTGCTGGACGCGGCGTGCGCGCAGATCGAGACCGCCGCCGTCACCGCCCAGGTCGACCTGAGAAGGCTCTTCTACCAGCAGCCCGACGCCTTCACCCTCGGCGCGCTCCCGCTCGCCCGGACCGCGCTGTGA
- a CDS encoding winged helix-turn-helix transcriptional regulator, with amino-acid sequence MATTGLPRSTQVDVARVTESLEMIAPLWNVRILMTLSTQPLRYAEVKPRLPWLNDGTLHPKLRKLSDAGLVERTEVAQGHVTYGLTARGTDLIPVLTVIAAWGETYLETPLVKNKDTGKLEPLAQVAPAQNIEDALALISPRHATPILWALKERGASSAKALSAATMPSHRLSNIYPQVDRLVADGLVRKEDRAYELTITGHALAPVYRALSAWAAGRPLADADTHPLWGTVAVAQLATSGPWLTTQPRVPAPAPPAPAAAHPALSTEPAATPAAAWKGGDLFSHQIPARPITLPQAGGPRR; translated from the coding sequence TTGGCCACCACCGGTCTGCCCCGCTCCACCCAGGTCGACGTCGCCCGCGTCACCGAGTCGCTGGAGATGATCGCCCCGCTGTGGAACGTGCGGATCCTAATGACGCTGTCCACGCAGCCCCTGCGCTACGCCGAGGTCAAGCCGCGCCTGCCCTGGCTGAACGACGGCACCCTCCACCCCAAGCTACGCAAGCTGTCCGACGCCGGACTGGTCGAGCGCACCGAAGTCGCCCAGGGCCACGTCACCTACGGCCTGACCGCCCGCGGCACCGACCTGATACCCGTCCTGACCGTGATCGCCGCCTGGGGCGAGACGTACCTGGAAACGCCCCTGGTCAAGAACAAGGACACCGGGAAGCTGGAGCCGCTCGCCCAGGTCGCGCCCGCGCAGAACATCGAGGACGCCCTCGCACTGATCAGCCCCCGGCACGCCACGCCGATCCTGTGGGCACTCAAGGAACGCGGCGCCTCCAGCGCCAAGGCACTGTCCGCCGCGACGATGCCGAGCCACCGGCTCAGCAACATCTACCCCCAGGTCGACCGCCTGGTCGCGGACGGCCTGGTCCGCAAGGAGGACCGCGCCTACGAGCTGACCATCACCGGCCATGCACTCGCCCCCGTCTACCGGGCCCTGAGCGCCTGGGCCGCAGGACGCCCGCTCGCCGACGCCGACACCCACCCCCTGTGGGGCACGGTCGCGGTGGCGCAGCTGGCGACGTCCGGACCGTGGCTGACCACCCAGCCCCGCGTCCCGGCACCGGCCCCTCCCGCGCCCGCCGCCGCGCATCCGGCTCTGTCCACCGAGCCTGCGGCCACGCCGGCTGCGGCCTGGAAGGGCGGCGACCTGTTCTCGCACCAGATACCGGCGCGCCCCATCACTCTCCCGCAGGCCGGGGGGCCGCGCCGATGA
- a CDS encoding SUMF1/EgtB/PvdO family nonheme iron enzyme has product MANLLSQLRKTAGTPSLREIAARTDSLMQRHQVQGAAPLTGPHVQPTRVPLATLSRLFKGELIMQWAQVYTTLWALGDSQQRPPQAQVEALRRLWNARYDAERGGEAAADDREEVAYRRDVRLACDSLLRGPLLPLTIWQPSHGTADAREALRTWLTSTQRLSTVVGGVGYGKSMLAMWLAHELAQEPNGPVPVRVSARRVLDNAGQDTSAVSDTTMSLLRFAHPPLPQRLRESIGGGATDVVVILDDLDEVGALTATGFDSSRRVLHQAFTSLGSNVRIVVCCRAVALNYSDPSHATEQRALMEETEFAVRQVIDPDVTGSTLLGIDAVEQDEAEAFLRQQGVSDEWFASVGWPLPIELTPQLIQLLVTLGRTSRGKAHELSLDQIYEQVAFAWKRSVPLLERAERRDWSALLTYLEQRSASFMRPMQVSPELDRLAELAGFLSSDQLGCLRFTHFSWQEFFLARYLAAEILSNRAALLSRLNLLFDSNINRFLVPQLLRGRRYRAITTSQQLRVVTVGDFKEFLADTKWRGGIGWGVHPAGERVRDRWRPPGDMTGSLSAEGGPPLDAADNDPVTHVSWYDAERFAAWMGGRLPLGDSPVPRSRKQTAPPYAWTERWGEESMAEMELQPLQQNLTTQKASRNPDFRSPQIGIAVMTTMPYWSGFNLSGSTTSHLESG; this is encoded by the coding sequence GTGGCGAACTTACTGAGTCAACTGCGCAAGACAGCAGGGACACCGTCGCTCCGCGAAATCGCTGCCCGCACAGACAGCTTGATGCAACGTCACCAGGTGCAAGGCGCGGCACCACTGACTGGGCCGCACGTGCAGCCGACGCGAGTACCCCTGGCCACCCTCAGCCGCCTCTTCAAGGGCGAGCTCATCATGCAGTGGGCCCAGGTCTACACAACCTTGTGGGCGTTGGGTGATTCCCAACAGCGTCCGCCGCAGGCCCAGGTGGAAGCCTTACGACGCTTGTGGAATGCACGATATGACGCTGAACGAGGCGGCGAGGCCGCGGCCGATGACCGTGAGGAGGTCGCATACCGGCGGGACGTCCGTCTCGCCTGCGACAGCCTGCTGCGAGGCCCCTTGCTACCGCTCACGATCTGGCAGCCTTCCCATGGCACGGCTGACGCCCGTGAGGCCCTGCGAACATGGCTTACCTCGACACAGCGTCTGAGCACGGTCGTTGGCGGCGTCGGGTACGGGAAGTCGATGCTTGCCATGTGGCTGGCACATGAACTGGCCCAGGAACCGAACGGCCCCGTACCGGTACGCGTGTCCGCGCGACGAGTGCTGGACAATGCAGGACAGGACACGAGCGCGGTCAGCGACACGACCATGTCCCTGCTCCGCTTTGCCCATCCACCGCTCCCTCAACGACTGAGGGAAAGTATCGGCGGCGGGGCCACCGACGTTGTGGTCATCCTCGATGACCTGGATGAAGTCGGTGCACTGACGGCTACCGGCTTCGACTCATCACGCCGTGTGCTCCACCAGGCATTCACCTCCCTTGGGTCAAACGTCCGCATCGTCGTTTGCTGCCGAGCCGTCGCGCTCAACTATTCAGATCCCAGCCATGCAACCGAACAGCGTGCCCTTATGGAGGAAACAGAGTTCGCGGTGCGGCAGGTGATCGACCCTGATGTCACGGGGTCCACTCTGTTAGGGATCGATGCTGTGGAGCAGGACGAAGCCGAGGCGTTTCTACGCCAGCAGGGGGTTTCAGATGAGTGGTTCGCCAGTGTGGGTTGGCCGCTGCCCATAGAACTCACTCCCCAGTTGATCCAGCTACTAGTCACTCTAGGCCGGACCTCCCGGGGGAAGGCCCACGAGCTCTCCCTGGATCAGATCTATGAGCAGGTGGCATTCGCTTGGAAACGGAGTGTGCCGCTCCTTGAGCGAGCCGAACGTCGAGACTGGTCGGCACTCCTCACATACCTGGAGCAGCGCTCGGCCTCCTTCATGCGCCCCATGCAGGTGTCTCCGGAACTGGACAGACTCGCCGAACTAGCGGGGTTCCTCAGCTCCGATCAGCTAGGCTGCTTGAGGTTCACACACTTCTCGTGGCAGGAGTTCTTCCTCGCCAGGTACCTGGCCGCCGAAATCTTGTCCAATAGGGCCGCTCTCTTGTCACGACTCAACCTGCTGTTCGATTCAAACATCAACCGCTTCCTCGTGCCGCAGCTCCTCCGTGGTCGCCGCTATAGAGCCATAACGACTAGCCAACAACTTAGGGTTGTCACGGTCGGGGATTTCAAGGAATTCCTGGCGGACACGAAGTGGCGTGGTGGGATCGGCTGGGGAGTCCACCCTGCAGGAGAGCGCGTCCGCGATCGATGGCGGCCGCCAGGAGACATGACAGGTTCCCTGAGCGCAGAAGGCGGTCCGCCGCTCGATGCAGCGGACAACGACCCGGTGACCCATGTCTCCTGGTACGACGCCGAGCGGTTCGCGGCCTGGATGGGGGGACGTCTACCGCTAGGCGACTCGCCCGTCCCCCGCTCCCGTAAACAGACTGCCCCACCTTATGCCTGGACCGAGAGATGGGGCGAAGAATCTATGGCCGAGATGGAACTTCAACCTCTGCAGCAGAACCTGACCACCCAGAAGGCTTCGCGGAACCCCGACTTCAGGAGCCCCCAGATCGGCATCGCAGTGATGACCACGATGCCGTATTGGTCGGGGTTCAACCTTTCCGGTTCGACCACTTCTCATCTGGAAAGCGGGTAG
- a CDS encoding GNAT family N-acetyltransferase, whose amino-acid sequence MFPAHALRRWGRTHLPHRTPGQLLAQADCWLGLGAGGEPLALVCTGPVSREAGVFDLGLQVADAHQGRGIGTALARHAAQYAHARGADTLSTYTEASNPAMLRLLRRLGPVRATRHGAHLDVRLHLGAGGLAHRSAPHPKEPLHAPQRPANHVADSA is encoded by the coding sequence CTGTTCCCCGCGCACGCGCTGCGCCGCTGGGGCCGTACACACCTGCCGCACCGCACGCCGGGCCAGCTGCTGGCGCAGGCCGACTGCTGGCTGGGCCTCGGTGCCGGTGGCGAGCCGCTCGCGCTGGTCTGCACGGGTCCCGTCAGCCGGGAGGCGGGCGTCTTCGACCTCGGGCTCCAGGTCGCCGACGCCCACCAGGGCCGCGGCATCGGCACCGCGCTGGCCCGGCACGCCGCCCAGTACGCCCATGCCCGGGGCGCCGACACCTTGAGCACCTACACCGAGGCATCCAACCCAGCGATGCTCCGCCTGCTGCGGCGTCTTGGCCCCGTCCGCGCAACGCGGCACGGCGCGCACCTCGACGTGCGCCTGCACCTCGGCGCGGGCGGCCTCGCGCACCGTTCCGCGCCCCACCCCAAGGAACCTCTCCATGCCCCGCAACGCCCCGCTAACCACGTCGCCGACTCAGCTTGA
- a CDS encoding ATP-binding protein, protein MGFCDIPLADKVCGAAGTAKGAIDFASDPGKVIGDWMAKSSGELAAAAADLAAKAVNATTRVDLNAGWFRDNYEMLLPIGLVILVATFCAQLVRAAMKRDGEALTQAFTGTASGVIFAFSAIALTTVAIEVVDALSDGLFKASHLSIESAVRRIVKVSAIPALAGLGWLVAVFAAIGAAIGAFLYWCVMMVRKVGILVMVTLAVFAGAGGGWEVARRWRRGWIEATATLVVSKLLMTVIFVLGISAMGKTEASNGLAALADVMSGIVIMVLVLLCPYATFKFVHWAAEGSDGETIHRAGGAGAQLARQHTERAGRKAAAMAATAGTGGAAAGAGAAPQGPDSVPGGGFPGDLAANPTGGGQGSGGSSGSQGMKDGLEKAVQPPPTSTRDDTSGQFGGSTGQGGPGSGSGSPSGGGFLSNPAGSTTPPPQGAPPTPNSASSPGAGASPPPPPSTGI, encoded by the coding sequence GTGGGTTTCTGCGATATCCCCCTCGCCGACAAGGTGTGCGGTGCGGCCGGCACCGCCAAGGGCGCCATCGACTTCGCCAGCGATCCGGGCAAGGTCATCGGCGACTGGATGGCCAAGTCCTCCGGCGAACTCGCCGCCGCCGCAGCCGACCTGGCTGCCAAGGCCGTCAACGCCACCACCCGCGTCGATCTGAACGCGGGCTGGTTCCGCGACAACTACGAGATGCTGCTGCCGATCGGCCTGGTGATCCTGGTCGCGACGTTCTGCGCCCAGCTGGTGCGCGCCGCGATGAAACGCGATGGCGAGGCCCTGACCCAGGCATTCACCGGCACCGCATCCGGCGTGATCTTCGCCTTCAGCGCCATCGCCTTGACCACCGTCGCCATCGAAGTCGTCGACGCCCTGTCCGACGGATTGTTCAAGGCGTCGCACCTGTCGATCGAATCGGCCGTGCGGCGCATCGTGAAGGTGAGCGCGATCCCGGCACTCGCCGGACTGGGCTGGCTCGTGGCGGTCTTCGCCGCCATCGGAGCCGCCATCGGAGCGTTCCTGTACTGGTGCGTGATGATGGTCCGCAAGGTCGGCATCCTCGTCATGGTCACCCTGGCGGTGTTCGCCGGTGCCGGCGGCGGCTGGGAAGTCGCCCGCCGATGGCGGCGCGGCTGGATCGAAGCCACCGCGACCTTGGTCGTCTCGAAACTCCTGATGACCGTGATCTTCGTGCTCGGCATCTCCGCCATGGGCAAGACCGAAGCCTCCAACGGCCTGGCCGCGCTCGCCGACGTCATGTCCGGCATCGTGATCATGGTGCTGGTCCTGTTGTGCCCGTACGCGACGTTCAAGTTCGTGCACTGGGCAGCAGAGGGCTCGGACGGCGAAACGATTCACCGTGCAGGCGGTGCCGGCGCCCAGCTCGCCCGGCAGCACACCGAGCGCGCGGGCCGCAAGGCCGCCGCGATGGCGGCCACCGCCGGAACCGGCGGAGCGGCAGCCGGAGCAGGCGCCGCCCCGCAAGGGCCCGACTCGGTCCCCGGGGGCGGCTTCCCCGGCGACCTTGCCGCCAACCCCACCGGTGGCGGCCAGGGCTCCGGCGGCTCCTCTGGCAGCCAGGGCATGAAGGACGGTCTGGAAAAGGCCGTTCAGCCTCCGCCGACGAGCACGCGCGATGACACCAGCGGCCAGTTCGGCGGCAGCACCGGCCAGGGCGGACCCGGCTCAGGCTCGGGCTCCCCGTCCGGCGGCGGGTTCCTGTCGAACCCGGCAGGCTCCACCACGCCTCCGCCGCAGGGCGCGCCCCCCACGCCGAACTCCGCTTCCTCGCCGGGTGCCGGAGCATCCCCTCCGCCGCCTCCGTCCACCGGTATCTGA
- a CDS encoding SH3 domain-containing protein, with amino-acid sequence MRSSRIAVCAAVIGALALPLASATSANAAPAQAPATRGCDRPGPWAVHTQAVTIRSKASAHSTAVGVLYRSHRFTVHKTSGNWHYITDTSTGVKGWVSGSYVYRDAYMCLD; translated from the coding sequence ATGCGCTCATCCCGCATAGCCGTCTGCGCCGCCGTTATTGGTGCACTCGCCCTGCCGCTCGCCAGTGCCACCTCCGCGAACGCGGCACCGGCCCAGGCACCGGCCACCCGCGGCTGCGACCGGCCCGGACCGTGGGCCGTACACACGCAGGCGGTCACGATCCGCTCCAAGGCGAGCGCGCATTCCACCGCCGTCGGCGTGCTCTACCGCAGCCACCGCTTCACGGTCCACAAGACCAGCGGCAACTGGCACTACATCACCGACACAAGCACCGGCGTAAAGGGCTGGGTCTCTGGCTCATACGTCTACCGCGACGCCTACATGTGCCTCGACTAG
- a CDS encoding site-specific DNA-methyltransferase — translation MPFSLHQGDALSVLSTLPDHCVDSVITDPPYNSGGRTAKERTSRSAKQKYTSADAQHALPDFTGENMDQRSYGFWLTQIMTEAHRLTKPGGTALLFTDWRQMPTTTDALQAAGWLWRGVLAWHKPQARPQKGRFTQNCEFIIWGSKGAIDGSRNPVYLPGLFSGSQPSGKARQHITQKPVSVMRELVQIAPPGGTVLDFTCGSGSTGVAALMEGRDFIGVEKTREYAEVANERLLQTMQQMGSQEDFVLAGPEAE, via the coding sequence TTGCCTTTTTCCCTGCACCAGGGCGACGCGCTGAGCGTGCTTTCCACGCTGCCGGACCACTGCGTGGACTCCGTCATCACCGACCCGCCGTACAACTCCGGCGGGCGGACGGCCAAGGAGCGCACTAGCCGCAGCGCGAAGCAGAAGTACACCTCGGCCGATGCGCAGCACGCCCTGCCGGACTTCACCGGCGAGAACATGGATCAGCGCTCGTACGGCTTCTGGCTGACCCAGATCATGACCGAGGCGCACCGGCTGACCAAGCCCGGCGGCACCGCGCTGTTGTTCACCGACTGGCGCCAGATGCCGACGACGACGGACGCCCTGCAGGCGGCCGGCTGGCTGTGGCGCGGCGTGCTGGCCTGGCACAAGCCGCAGGCCAGGCCGCAGAAGGGCCGTTTCACCCAGAACTGCGAGTTCATCATCTGGGGCTCGAAGGGCGCCATCGACGGCTCCCGGAACCCGGTCTACCTGCCCGGCCTGTTCAGCGGCTCGCAGCCCAGCGGCAAGGCCAGGCAGCACATCACGCAGAAGCCCGTCTCGGTCATGCGTGAGCTGGTGCAGATCGCCCCGCCGGGCGGCACCGTGCTCGACTTCACCTGCGGATCCGGCTCGACCGGGGTCGCGGCCCTGATGGAGGGCCGCGACTTCATCGGCGTCGAGAAGACCCGAGAGTACGCCGAGGTGGCCAATGAGCGGCTATTGCAGACGATGCAACAAATGGGCAGCCAGGAGGACTTCGTTCTCGCAGGTCCTGAGGCCGAGTAA
- a CDS encoding DUF6238 family protein: MTTPSPLADAHPYLRAASAGVRHHTRALSPRGQAGPDPADRGHLDVLHSHLIALHQLLDRLSASTRPPHPAAGRHLATAGTRLWQASAAVHDAFHLIPPVHEPSVDEAECHPERLPEGPPVLTICQRHLAAGHLVRRTTTPSDLTRPAPAHTTTCVQ; encoded by the coding sequence TTGACCACTCCCTCTCCGCTCGCCGACGCCCACCCGTATCTGCGGGCCGCCAGTGCCGGCGTCCGCCACCACACCCGCGCCCTGTCCCCCCGCGGCCAAGCTGGTCCCGATCCTGCGGATCGCGGCCACCTCGACGTACTGCATTCCCATCTGATCGCGCTGCACCAGCTGCTGGACCGGCTCTCCGCCTCGACGCGGCCCCCGCATCCGGCGGCCGGGCGGCACCTGGCCACCGCGGGCACCCGGCTGTGGCAGGCCAGCGCCGCCGTCCACGACGCTTTCCACCTCATACCGCCCGTCCACGAACCGTCCGTGGACGAGGCGGAGTGCCATCCCGAGCGGCTCCCCGAAGGCCCTCCGGTGCTGACCATCTGCCAGCGCCACCTCGCCGCCGGACACCTCGTGCGCCGCACCACCACCCCCAGCGACCTCACCCGCCCCGCGCCCGCGCACACCACCACCTGTGTCCAGTAA
- a CDS encoding C40 family peptidase, whose amino-acid sequence MKAIAVGIGVVFLSPVLLAGTAMMVAAASSEAAATTRSFSNCLHDVDTDAVTKQVTKILDGASGKDVKVEGLTLPAEQVPNAQTIVATGISLDVPKRGQIVALATAMQESRLRNLGSGDRDSLGLFQQRPSQGWGTAEQIRDPVYASEQFYKALLKVKGWQQMTVTQAAQVVQKSGFPDAYAQWEPLATALQKAIAATFPGGEKGKPAKDGDKPKDGKTPASGCGPAEDGSSYGRIPEGSVPKGYAIPKDADPRARTAIDWAMHQLGTLYQWGGSCTNSRGPGPMGRCDCSSLMQQAYAKAGINLTRTTYTQVNEGKPVSPDKLQPGDLIFSRGTAAVPEHVGMFMGAGLVIEAPRTGKPVRITPLKDWAILAVRRVL is encoded by the coding sequence TTGAAGGCGATAGCCGTCGGCATCGGCGTCGTCTTCCTCTCCCCCGTACTGCTCGCGGGCACGGCCATGATGGTGGCCGCCGCCTCCAGCGAAGCCGCCGCAACCACCCGCTCATTCAGCAACTGCCTGCACGACGTCGACACCGACGCAGTCACCAAGCAGGTGACGAAGATCCTCGACGGAGCGTCCGGAAAGGACGTGAAGGTCGAGGGCCTGACCCTGCCCGCCGAGCAGGTCCCCAACGCCCAGACCATCGTCGCCACCGGCATCTCGCTCGATGTGCCCAAGCGCGGGCAGATCGTCGCACTCGCCACCGCGATGCAGGAATCACGCCTGCGCAACCTCGGCTCCGGCGACCGCGACAGCCTCGGACTGTTCCAGCAGCGGCCCAGCCAGGGCTGGGGCACCGCCGAGCAGATCCGCGACCCGGTCTACGCCTCGGAGCAGTTCTACAAGGCGCTGCTCAAGGTCAAGGGGTGGCAGCAGATGACCGTCACCCAGGCCGCCCAGGTCGTGCAGAAGTCGGGTTTCCCGGACGCGTACGCGCAGTGGGAGCCGCTGGCCACCGCCCTGCAGAAGGCCATCGCCGCCACGTTCCCCGGCGGGGAGAAGGGCAAGCCCGCCAAAGACGGCGACAAGCCCAAGGACGGTAAGACCCCGGCGTCCGGCTGCGGTCCGGCCGAGGACGGGTCCTCCTACGGGCGCATCCCCGAGGGCAGCGTGCCCAAGGGCTACGCCATCCCGAAGGACGCCGACCCCAGGGCCCGTACGGCGATCGACTGGGCGATGCACCAGCTCGGCACGCTCTACCAGTGGGGCGGCAGCTGCACCAACTCCCGCGGCCCCGGTCCGATGGGCCGCTGCGACTGCAGCAGTCTGATGCAGCAGGCGTACGCCAAGGCCGGCATCAACCTGACCCGCACCACGTACACGCAGGTCAACGAGGGCAAGCCCGTCTCGCCCGACAAGCTGCAGCCCGGCGACCTGATCTTCAGCCGCGGCACGGCTGCCGTACCCGAGCATGTCGGGATGTTCATGGGGGCGGGCCTCGTCATCGAAGCCCCAAGGACCGGCAAACCGGTACGTATCACCCCATTGAAGGACTGGGCGATTCTCGCCGTCCGCCGCGTCCTCTGA
- a CDS encoding DUF4913 domain-containing protein, translating into MPESIDLPDDGEREPVRLPASKLESVEATVRKLMEDQAEHARQLDALSMPPESSPFAAFGLPSLPGMPGAPLQAPPEPRPILELEGDEYEDELDALSDWVDGYLIRIYGAEVTTAAPWCKQWQEHDDVVAWLHALWMAYQQHKDPEAGPSAMFVWHRDFLTHCLAHVRAAGGPLSACQTDPDRDAHRLLPGPASSNRSARTASADQPEPGEPDQAGA; encoded by the coding sequence GTGCCCGAATCCATAGACCTCCCCGACGACGGGGAAAGGGAACCTGTCCGGCTTCCGGCCTCGAAGCTGGAGAGCGTCGAAGCCACCGTCCGCAAGCTCATGGAGGATCAGGCCGAGCACGCCCGGCAGCTCGACGCCCTCTCCATGCCCCCGGAATCCTCACCGTTCGCCGCTTTCGGCCTGCCCAGCCTTCCCGGGATGCCCGGGGCGCCACTCCAGGCGCCGCCCGAGCCGCGCCCGATCCTGGAACTGGAGGGCGACGAGTACGAGGACGAGCTGGACGCGCTCTCCGACTGGGTGGACGGCTACCTCATCCGCATCTACGGCGCCGAGGTCACCACCGCGGCCCCGTGGTGCAAGCAGTGGCAGGAACACGACGACGTCGTCGCCTGGCTCCACGCCCTGTGGATGGCCTACCAGCAGCACAAAGACCCCGAAGCCGGGCCGTCCGCGATGTTCGTGTGGCACCGCGACTTCCTCACCCACTGCCTGGCCCATGTACGGGCGGCGGGCGGACCGCTCTCGGCCTGCCAGACCGACCCCGACCGCGACGCGCACCGCCTGCTGCCCGGCCCCGCCTCCTCCAATCGCTCCGCACGCACCGCCTCCGCGGACCAGCCGGAGCCCGGCGAGCCGGACCAGGCCGGCGCATGA